CCGCTGGTTCCCGACAAAGAGGACCTGAACCGTCCGCTAGTCGAACTGACCCACGTCGAAAAGCACTTCGGTGCTTTGCACGTCCTCAAGGACATCAACCTGACTGTCACCAAGGGCGAGGTGCTGGTGGTCGTGGGCCCGTCCGGCTCAGGCAAGTCCACGATGTGCCGCACCATTAATCGCCTCGAGACCATCGATTCCGGCGACATCCGCATCGACGGCAAGCCCCTGCCACAGGAAGGCAAGGAGCTCGCGAACCTCAGGGCCGAAGTTGGCATGGTGTTCCAGTCGTTCAACCTGTTTGCCAACAAAACCATTCTTGAAAACGTGACGCTGGCCCTCATCAAGGTGCGTCACATGGACAAGAAGGAAGCCGAGCAACTGGCCATGGATCTGCTCGCCCGCGTGGGCGTCGACTCCCAGGCCAGCAAGATGCCCTCCCAGCTCTCCGGCGGCCAGCAGCAGCGTGTGGCCATCGCCCGCGCGCTCGCCATGCGCCCCAAGGTCATGCTGTTCGACGAGCCCACCTCCGCACTCGACCCGGAAATGGTCAACGAAGTGCTCGACGTGATGGTCGAACTCGCGCATGAAGGCATGACGATGATCTGCGTGACCCACGAGATGGGCTTCGCGCGCAAGGCCGCCGACCGCATCGTCTTCATGGCGGACGGCCAGATTCTCGAAGAGAACACGCCCGACGAGTTCTTCGAGCATCCGCAGACCGACCGTGCCAAGGACTTCCTCTCGAAGATCCTCACCCACTGAAAGACGGGTACGCAATCCAATGACATTCACCAATACGTTCAAGCGGAAGGCTTGCCGCGTGATCGCCGCGCTCGCCGCCGTGGCCTGCACAATGTCGCTGGCCGCCTGCGGCGCGGACGAAACCGGCAAGATCCGCATCGGCATCAAATTCGACCAGCCCGGCCTGGGCTTCAAGAAGTCCGGCACCTACGTGGGCTTCGACGTGGACGTGGCCAAGTACATCGCCAAGAAACTCGGCTATTCCGAAGACCAGATCATCTGGAAGGAAGCCCCCTCCAAGCAGCGTGAGGCCATGATTCAGAACGGCGACGTGGACATGATCCTCGCCACCTACTCCATCACCGACGAGCGCAAGAAGGCAGTCTCCTTCGCCGGCCCGTACTTCGTGGCCGGACAGGATCTGCTCGTGCGCAAGGACGACAACTCCATCAACGGCCCCGAAGACCTGAACGGTAAGCGCCTATGCTCCGTCACCGGTTCGACCTCCGCCGCCACCGTCAAGGAGAAGTTCGCCTCCGAAGTCCAGCTTATGGAACAGCCCGGTTACGCCGAATGCGCCACCGCCCTGTTCTCCGGCATCGTGGACGCGGTAACCACCGACGACATCATCCTGGCCGGCCTGGCCTCTGCCTCGCGCGGCAAGCTCAAGGTGGTCGGCAAACCGTTCACGCAGGAACACTACGGCGTGGGCATCAAGAAGGGCGACACGCAGCTGGCCACCAAAATCAACAACGCCATCGTGGACATGATTCAGGACGGCTCGTGGGAGAACGCCATCAGCGATAACACCAAGGGCGTCGACTACACGCCCGACGTACGCTACAACCCGCCCACCCCGAACGAAGGAGAGGACCGATGAACGGATTCATGGAACTTCTCGGCCACTATGACGTGTTCGGCGCCTTTCTGGTCAACCTCGAGCTGACCTTGTGGTCGGCCTTGTTCTCCACGGTCATCGGCGTGGTTCTCGTGGTCATGCGCATCTCGCCGATCTCCTCGTTGCGCGCCGTCGCCGGCGCATATGTGGAACTGTTCAAGAACCTGCCGCTGACCATCATCATGGTGTTCATGGTGCTGGGTGCCTACGCGCAGCTGAAGCTCAGCTTCTCCGACACCTTCACCACGAACTTCTTCTGGCTCGCGGTCACCGGCCTGAGCCTGTACACGGCGGCGTTCGTGTGCGAATCGCTGCGTTCGGGCATCAACACCGTGCCGATTGGCCAGGCCGAGGCCGCACGAGCGCTGGGCTTGGGCTTCATGCAGTCCGCCACCGAGATCATCCTGCCGCAGGCCTTCCGAGGCTCCGTGGCGCCGCTCGGCAACACGCTGATCGCACTGCTCAAGAACTCCACCGTGGCCGCCGCCGCATCCGTGGCCACCGAAACATCCTCGCTGATGAGCGAGATGATCGAATTCCGCCCCGACGTGATCATCCAGATCTTCCTGATCTTCGCGCTCGGCTACGTGATCCTGATCATCCCTATCGGCATGCTCACCACGTACCTGTCCAACAAGCTCGCCGTAAGGAGGTGACGGATATGGCCGATACTTCGAATTCCGTGCTGTTCGACGCGCCCGGTCCCAAGGGCCGGCGCACCATTCGCATCGTCAACTGGATCGCAGGCATTCTGTTCGCGGTGGTGCTCGTGCTTATCCTCATGCGCCTGCACAACCCGCCGGATGGCGAGAATCAGCTCAGCTGGGAGCTGTGGAAGCCAGCCATCGAACGTGAAGCGTGGACCGACTTCTACCTGCCAGGACTGTGGATGACCATCAAGGCCACCGTCGTGGCCGTGGTGGGTGCTGTGGTGTTCGGCCTGGTGTTCGGCGTGGGCCGACTGCTGCCGAACCCGCTGGTACGTGGCGTTTCCGCCGTGATCGTCGAGTTCTGCCGTGCGGTGCCGGTGCTGCTGCTCATGATCTTCTTCTGGCGATGGTTCGCGTTCGCGGGCCTGCCCAGCCCGTCCTATTGGGCCGTGGTGCTGGCCTTGGTGCTGTACAACGGTTCGGTGGTCGCCGAACTCGTGCGCTCCGGCGTCGGCAATCTGCCGGGCGGCCAGCGCGAGGCCTCGCTCGCTTTGGGCCTGACCGAAACACAGTCGCTCATGGAGATCGAGGTGCCGCAGGCCGTCTACGCCATGCTGCCGGCCGCCGTCACCCAGCTGGTCGTGGTGTTGAAGGATACCGCTCTGGGCTCGATCATCATGTATACCGACCTGCTGCAGGAATCGCGCCGACTCGGCTCGATGTACTTCAACATCCTGCAGACGCTGGTGATGGCTGCGGTGATCTACTTCGTCGCCTGCTGGCTGCTGTCGAGGCTCGCCGAATGGCTGCCCTCGCGCATGCAGCAGCGTACGGCCGCACCCGCCGAGCCCGAGCCGCTGGCGCCGATCGCCGCCGGAGACCCGTCCAATGTCAACCAGATCGCTGTGGCCAAGGAAGTCGAAGAGCTGCCGTTTGGTGGTGCGCCGCGCAAATACCATGTGCATCACCGCGGCACCAACGCCTCGATTCGCAACTGGCAGCGCACCCGCTACGAACAGGGATATGACGCCACCCAGCCCGAGTCACAGGTTGACCCGGAAACCGGCGAATTCCAGGAGTCTCAAAAGCCTGAGGACAAGCCAGAGGCCTGACGGTCAGCCCAATCGCCGCTAAGCCGGCACGAAGAATTTACTGAGTGTTTGACTGGGGTCCGGCTACGTAGATTTCACGGAGGATAGGTTGGAACATATGAAGATGTTCCGGCGCCTATCCTCCGTTTTTGCTATTGCGACCATTGCGCCGCTGGCGTTGGCGGCCACGCTAGCCGCGACGCCCGCAATCGCACAGGCCGACCAGTTGCCCAACCCGGATTGGGTGGCATTGCTCTCCGACTACGAAAAGAACTATTGGCAGGCCCCCACCGATGCCGAACACGGTGGCAAGGTGCTCCACGCCGATACCATGAAGCTCGACGAAGATTTGGCCGTGGCCATTAACCACAAAGCCGCCGAAAATCTCGATAAGGATGGCCTGAACGTCCAACGCAAGCGTGCACTCGTCGACTCCGATCTGCAAGCCGAGGAAACCATGCCGGACGCGCTCGGTCCAGTGCTTGGCAAATATATGAGCGAAGGGCTCAAATCCGGGAAACTCAACGCCGTCGCCGATATCTTCTCCTTTAACGTGGCCTCCACCTACGCCTCAAAACGTGCGGCCATGCATCCGCGCCCCTATCTGAACCGTGCGGAAAGCAGCTACGGCGGCACTAACGATCTCGCCGGACTGCCCGCCACGCTCGATATCAAACAATCGCCCTCATGGCTCGAACACATGCCCGGCTACTCGAACTTGCAGAAAAACAGTTCCTACCCCTCCGGCCACACTACCGGCGCCTATTCGTGGGGTATCGCGCTGGCCGGAATGATTCCCGAACTTGCGCCGCAAATCATGGCCCGCACTTCGGAGGCCGGCAACAACCGCATCGTGCTCGGCGTGCATTATCCGCTTGACATCATGGGCGGGCGCATTGGCGCATCCGCCCAGAACGGGCAGTACTGGCATAACGAATTCGCTTCGTCCATCGTGCCCGCGTCCCGGCAGCTGCGCGACTATCTGGTGTCCCGCTGTGCCGCGGACGGCCACGGCACTACCCTCGCCGCCTGCATCGCCAACACCAAGGCCTCCGGTTCGGGCGGCTACACCAACGATTTTCTGGACCCAGTGGCCACCGAGCCGGTCGTGGACCAAGCCTCGGCCGTGCGCGTCTACACCGCACGCCTGACCTACACCTTCCCGCAAGACGCCGCCCATTCCGGCGCTGATCTCGTGGCCCCGCGCGGGGCGGCGGACGTGCTGCGACTGGCCTATCCCGAACTGCACGCCGATCAGCGCAACGCGATTTTGAAAGCCACTGCCTTGGATTCCGGATACCCCCTATGGCAATCGAGCGACGGCTGGCAGCGTATCAACTGGGCCAAAGCCCTGTGCGCCCGCGTCACCTTGGATAAGCACGGCGATGTGGCCAAGGTCGAGACCGCCGACCAGGTGGCGCTTACCGGCCCGAGTGTGGTCAATGCCCAGTACGCCGACGCGGGCAATCACCCGGCGTCTGATAGCTCGGCGGGTGAGAACAGCGCCATTGCGGCCGGGCCGGATCTCGCCACCCTCCATGCCGCGCAACGACCGGCGTTGATCAGCGTAGCCATCGGTACCGCTGTAATCGCGATTGTCGGCGGAATACGGACGGTTCGACGCAAATCCAAGAACCAGCTTCAGCAGTAATTCAGCCAAAGTTCAGTTTGGAGATTTACCGAGTTTGCCTTCATACGGTGTCGGCTTCATCTCCCTCCCATACCCTCGGGATTGCCGACGGTGCCAGGTATTGGCGCAAAGCCAACAATTACGGTCCGAACGACTGCATGCCTATAGATTTGCAGTAACAAGTGAAATGTGAATGTCGCTACGTTGCTAGGTCTCCTGAGTTACAAGACGTACAATCGGGAGCATGGCCAAGGACGACGACAGAACCAACAAGCCTGAAGAGGCCGGCAAGTGGGGTACAGCCGGAAAATCCTCAGGAAAAAACAACAAGAACGGCAAGGGAAAGGAATCCAAAACCGATCGACGGATCGACAAGGTATTACAGCTCGCGGCGGATAGCATAGACACCATCGACTCCAGTGCCAGCGTGCCTGAACGACTGGCACGTGCGGCGAAATCCAGTGAACTGCTCAGCGCCGTATGGTCGTTGCCGCCTGCTCAACGTCTTATGTTCCACCACGGCATGCAGGTCACTGATGTCGAAGGCGATTCCACTCCCGGATTCGACGGCAATAAAGAGGACGCCGAGAAGTTCATTTCGATCAGCGCCTCCGAAATCGCCCGATACCAGCGGCTCATGTACGCGAATGGCGTCAAAGGCTCGACACGGCGGCTGCTCATCGTGCTGCAAGGCATGGATGCCTCCGGCAAGGGCGGCATTGTGCGTCACGTGTTCAGCCAAGGCGACCCGATGGGCATCCATTACCATGGCTTCGGCAAGCCTACGGCCGAGGAGCTCGACCACGACTTCCTCTGGCGTGTGAAGCGTGAATTGCCCAAGCCGGGGTGGATTGCCGTATTCGACCGCTCCCATTATGAAGATGTGGTCATGCCGCACGTCTATGGCACCTATCCCGAAGACGTATGGCGTGCCCGCTACGACCAGATCAACGATTTCGAACGTGAACTGGCCGCCAGCGGATGCGCCATCCTCAAGATCTTCCTCGTGGTAAGCCAGGAAGAACAGAAAAAACACTTTCTTGGGAGGCTGGATGATCCCACCAAGTTCTGGAAATTCGATATCTCCGACCTCGAGGCCCGCGACCGATGGGATGAGTACATGTTCGCTTGGCAGGAAGTGTTCGAGAAAACCAGCACGGCCGCCGCACCGTGGTACCTCGTTCCGGCCGATAACCGCTGGTATTCGCGAGCCGTGGTCTCCGAACTGCTGCGCACCACCTTGAAGAACATGAACATGACCTGGCCTCCCCTCGAACCCGAGGTGGACCCCGACGAGGTGCGCCGCCGGTTGGCGGGAGGCGCCGCATAGCGACGGAGGGTGGCTCGTGCCGCCGGAATAGGCCACTAGGTAGACTGAGCATTATGACTGACGAGAAGGAATACGGATCCCTGGGGCGGCTGGCCCCCGAATGGGACGGTAACGAGCGCGAACGGAATCTTACGGCCGATGACATCTACGAACGATTCTTCGGCTGGGTGGAAGACGTCAAAGGCATCGAACCATGGCCGCATCAGGAAGAGGCCATTATGGACCTCTTGGCCGGCGACCATGTGATTTTGAACACCCCGACCGGTTCGGGCAAATCGCTGGTGGCGCTTGGCATGCACTTCGCCGCCCTGTGCACTGGCCGCCGCTCCTATTACACCGCTCCGATCAAGGCGCTGGTGTCGGAGAAATTCTTCGACTTGGTCGAAGTGTTCGGCCGCGACAACGTCGGCATGATCACCGGCGACAGCCACATCAACGCGGACGCGCCGATCATCTGCTGCACCGCCGAAATCCTCGCCAATCAGGCTTTGCGCGAAGGCGCCCATGCCGACGTGGGCCTCGTGGCGATGGACGAATTCCATTATTACGGTGATCCGGAGCGCGGTTGGGCGTGGCAGGTGCCACTGCTCACGCTGCCGCAAACCCAGTTCCTGCTGATGAGCGCCACGCTCGGCAATGTGGACGCCATTGCCGACAAGCTCTCGGATCTGAACGACACCCCGGACGTGGATGTAATCGCCGACGCGCCGCGACCGGTGCCGTTAAGCTACGAATACACGCTCGATCCGATGGAAAAAACCGTGGAACTCGCCTTCCGCAACGGCGAAACCCCGATTTATGTGGTCCATTTCTCACAGGACGCCGCGCTGGAGACCGCGCAGGCGCTCGCCTCCACTGGCGTGTCCAGCAAGGAACAGCGCCAAGCCATCGCAGAAGCCATCAAAGGCGTCAAATTCACCACAGCCTTCGGCAAGATTCTGCAGCGGCTGCTGCGCACCGGTGTCGGCATCCATCATGCCGGAATGCTGCCTCGCTACCGCCGCCTGGTCGAACAGCTCGCCCAGCAGGGTCTGCTGCCCGTGATCTGCGGCACCGATACATTGGGCGTCGGCATCAATGTGCCGATTCACTCCGTGGTGCTCACGGCCCTGACCAAGTTCGACGGCACCAAGATGCGCCGCCTGCGCGCCCGTGAATTCCACCAGATCGCCGGACGCGCCGGTCGTATGGGATTCGATACCGAGGGACTGGTGATCGCCGAGGCTCCCGAATACGAAATCGAAAACCAGAAGGCCATCGCCAAGGCCGGGGGAGACCCGAAGAAGCTCAAGAAGGTCAAGCGCAAGAAGGCTCCGGAAGGTTTTGTGACCTGGAATCAGAGCACGTTTGACAAGCTCATCGACGCCGAACCGGAAACCCTGGTCCCGCACCTGAAAATCACGCATTCGATGGTGCTCAACGAAGTGGCGCAGGGCGGCGACGCCCGTGCCCGTATCGACGATCTCATCGACGATTCCGCGCAGACCCCCGACCAAAAGGAGCATCTGCACCAGCGGGCCGACGAGATCTTCCAAACCCTGTTCGATACCGAAGTCATCGAAACCGAGGACCGCAAGGACGGCGGCAAGGACTACTACATAACCCTTGATATGCCGGACGACTTCGCCCTCGACCAGCCGCTCTCCCCGTTCCTGCTGGCCGCGCTCGAACTGCTGGACCCCGAGTCCGACACCTATGCGCTGGACGTGATCTCCATGGCCGAGGCCACGCTCGAAGACCCCAAGCAGGTGCTACGTGCCCAGGAGCGTCAGGCCCGAGACAAGGCGATGGCCGATATGAAGGCCGACGGACTCGACTATGACGAGCGTATGGATAAGCTGCAGGAGATTACGTATCCGAAGCCACTGGAAGACATGCTCGAAGCCGCGTTCGACCAGTACCGCCACGATGTGCCGTGGGCCAACGACTACTGGCTATCGCCGAAATCCGTGGTGCGCGACATGGTGGAAACCGCCTCCGACTTCACCGGATACATCACCCGATACAACATCGCCCGCTCCGAAGGTACCCTGTTGCGCTACCTCTCGGACGCCTACCGCACGCTGGCGCGTACCGTGCCGCCCGAAAAACGTGACGAGCAACTCGAAGACATCATCTCCTGGCTGCGCGTGCTCGTGCGCTCCATCGACTCCTCGCTGGTGGATGAATGGGAGAACGCCGGCGATTCCGCCGACCAGTCCGAGGCGGCGGCCTCCTTGGCGGCGCCGGGCAAGAAGAACGCGGTGGTCGAGGACCGACGAGGCCTTATCGTGCTGATCAGAAACGCCATGTTCCGCCGTGTGCAGCTTATGGACCTCGACCAGCCGGACAAGCTCGGCGCGCTCGACAAAGACTGGGGCTACGGCGTGCACGAATGGGAAGATGTGCTCGACGACTACTACGACGAGCACGAGTACGTGGGCATCGGCGCCGAAGCGCGCTCGCCCGAACTGTTCATGTTGGATGACAAGCATGAGAACGACGAGCATACGTGGAAGGTGCGTCAGATTATCGATGATTCCGATGGCGATCACAACTGGGCCATCGAAGGCATCGTGGACCTCGACGCCACCCAAGACACCGGCGAAGTAGTCTTCCACGACTACAAGGTGAGTAACTGATTCCTTTCCTGGCTCCCCTCTCTGAGGGAAGCCAAGGTGTAGCTCGAACGTCTGTTCGAACACTGAGGTACTATAGGACTTTATGAGTGAGAACGATTTGTTTGGGGTGGCTGATGCGCCGGAGTCGATGACACGGCCGTTGGCGGTGCGCATGCGTCCACGCACTTTGGACGAGGTGATTGGCCAAACGCAGGTGTTGGGCCAGGGCTCGCCGCTGCGCCGCCTCGCCAATCCGGCCAGCAAAGGCAGTCTCACCGCGCCGAGCTCCGTAATCCTGTTCGGCCCT
The window above is part of the Bifidobacterium longum subsp. infantis ATCC 15697 = JCM 1222 = DSM 20088 genome. Proteins encoded here:
- a CDS encoding amino acid ABC transporter ATP-binding protein — translated: MSETNNETAVRSRTTSTTSPSKAKLTPLVPDKEDLNRPLVELTHVEKHFGALHVLKDINLTVTKGEVLVVVGPSGSGKSTMCRTINRLETIDSGDIRIDGKPLPQEGKELANLRAEVGMVFQSFNLFANKTILENVTLALIKVRHMDKKEAEQLAMDLLARVGVDSQASKMPSQLSGGQQQRVAIARALAMRPKVMLFDEPTSALDPEMVNEVLDVMVELAHEGMTMICVTHEMGFARKAADRIVFMADGQILEENTPDEFFEHPQTDRAKDFLSKILTH
- a CDS encoding glutamate ABC transporter substrate-binding protein; the protein is MTFTNTFKRKACRVIAALAAVACTMSLAACGADETGKIRIGIKFDQPGLGFKKSGTYVGFDVDVAKYIAKKLGYSEDQIIWKEAPSKQREAMIQNGDVDMILATYSITDERKKAVSFAGPYFVAGQDLLVRKDDNSINGPEDLNGKRLCSVTGSTSAATVKEKFASEVQLMEQPGYAECATALFSGIVDAVTTDDIILAGLASASRGKLKVVGKPFTQEHYGVGIKKGDTQLATKINNAIVDMIQDGSWENAISDNTKGVDYTPDVRYNPPTPNEGEDR
- a CDS encoding amino acid ABC transporter permease; this translates as MNGFMELLGHYDVFGAFLVNLELTLWSALFSTVIGVVLVVMRISPISSLRAVAGAYVELFKNLPLTIIMVFMVLGAYAQLKLSFSDTFTTNFFWLAVTGLSLYTAAFVCESLRSGINTVPIGQAEAARALGLGFMQSATEIILPQAFRGSVAPLGNTLIALLKNSTVAAAASVATETSSLMSEMIEFRPDVIIQIFLIFALGYVILIIPIGMLTTYLSNKLAVRR
- a CDS encoding amino acid ABC transporter permease translates to MADTSNSVLFDAPGPKGRRTIRIVNWIAGILFAVVLVLILMRLHNPPDGENQLSWELWKPAIEREAWTDFYLPGLWMTIKATVVAVVGAVVFGLVFGVGRLLPNPLVRGVSAVIVEFCRAVPVLLLMIFFWRWFAFAGLPSPSYWAVVLALVLYNGSVVAELVRSGVGNLPGGQREASLALGLTETQSLMEIEVPQAVYAMLPAAVTQLVVVLKDTALGSIIMYTDLLQESRRLGSMYFNILQTLVMAAVIYFVACWLLSRLAEWLPSRMQQRTAAPAEPEPLAPIAAGDPSNVNQIAVAKEVEELPFGGAPRKYHVHHRGTNASIRNWQRTRYEQGYDATQPESQVDPETGEFQESQKPEDKPEA
- a CDS encoding acid phosphatase → MKMFRRLSSVFAIATIAPLALAATLAATPAIAQADQLPNPDWVALLSDYEKNYWQAPTDAEHGGKVLHADTMKLDEDLAVAINHKAAENLDKDGLNVQRKRALVDSDLQAEETMPDALGPVLGKYMSEGLKSGKLNAVADIFSFNVASTYASKRAAMHPRPYLNRAESSYGGTNDLAGLPATLDIKQSPSWLEHMPGYSNLQKNSSYPSGHTTGAYSWGIALAGMIPELAPQIMARTSEAGNNRIVLGVHYPLDIMGGRIGASAQNGQYWHNEFASSIVPASRQLRDYLVSRCAADGHGTTLAACIANTKASGSGGYTNDFLDPVATEPVVDQASAVRVYTARLTYTFPQDAAHSGADLVAPRGAADVLRLAYPELHADQRNAILKATALDSGYPLWQSSDGWQRINWAKALCARVTLDKHGDVAKVETADQVALTGPSVVNAQYADAGNHPASDSSAGENSAIAAGPDLATLHAAQRPALISVAIGTAVIAIVGGIRTVRRKSKNQLQQ
- a CDS encoding polyphosphate kinase 2 family protein, producing the protein MAKDDDRTNKPEEAGKWGTAGKSSGKNNKNGKGKESKTDRRIDKVLQLAADSIDTIDSSASVPERLARAAKSSELLSAVWSLPPAQRLMFHHGMQVTDVEGDSTPGFDGNKEDAEKFISISASEIARYQRLMYANGVKGSTRRLLIVLQGMDASGKGGIVRHVFSQGDPMGIHYHGFGKPTAEELDHDFLWRVKRELPKPGWIAVFDRSHYEDVVMPHVYGTYPEDVWRARYDQINDFERELAASGCAILKIFLVVSQEEQKKHFLGRLDDPTKFWKFDISDLEARDRWDEYMFAWQEVFEKTSTAAAPWYLVPADNRWYSRAVVSELLRTTLKNMNMTWPPLEPEVDPDEVRRRLAGGAA
- a CDS encoding DEAD/DEAH box helicase, producing the protein MTDEKEYGSLGRLAPEWDGNERERNLTADDIYERFFGWVEDVKGIEPWPHQEEAIMDLLAGDHVILNTPTGSGKSLVALGMHFAALCTGRRSYYTAPIKALVSEKFFDLVEVFGRDNVGMITGDSHINADAPIICCTAEILANQALREGAHADVGLVAMDEFHYYGDPERGWAWQVPLLTLPQTQFLLMSATLGNVDAIADKLSDLNDTPDVDVIADAPRPVPLSYEYTLDPMEKTVELAFRNGETPIYVVHFSQDAALETAQALASTGVSSKEQRQAIAEAIKGVKFTTAFGKILQRLLRTGVGIHHAGMLPRYRRLVEQLAQQGLLPVICGTDTLGVGINVPIHSVVLTALTKFDGTKMRRLRAREFHQIAGRAGRMGFDTEGLVIAEAPEYEIENQKAIAKAGGDPKKLKKVKRKKAPEGFVTWNQSTFDKLIDAEPETLVPHLKITHSMVLNEVAQGGDARARIDDLIDDSAQTPDQKEHLHQRADEIFQTLFDTEVIETEDRKDGGKDYYITLDMPDDFALDQPLSPFLLAALELLDPESDTYALDVISMAEATLEDPKQVLRAQERQARDKAMADMKADGLDYDERMDKLQEITYPKPLEDMLEAAFDQYRHDVPWANDYWLSPKSVVRDMVETASDFTGYITRYNIARSEGTLLRYLSDAYRTLARTVPPEKRDEQLEDIISWLRVLVRSIDSSLVDEWENAGDSADQSEAAASLAAPGKKNAVVEDRRGLIVLIRNAMFRRVQLMDLDQPDKLGALDKDWGYGVHEWEDVLDDYYDEHEYVGIGAEARSPELFMLDDKHENDEHTWKVRQIIDDSDGDHNWAIEGIVDLDATQDTGEVVFHDYKVSN